In Rutidosis leptorrhynchoides isolate AG116_Rl617_1_P2 chromosome 6, CSIRO_AGI_Rlap_v1, whole genome shotgun sequence, the DNA window tgtatgctttaattttgtcattagatagtttatgatgaatcatgaatttgatacatatgttattgataaaaggtatatgatatgcatgtcgttggaaagctgtcgaaaaattaataacttttcatttagaaatcgtgtgttttcgaggaacggattaaaagttatggtcaactgaattataattaacattaattgaaatttcttttaaatctgcaattgatatttaaacaacttgtttataagattgatatattagattttcaaatattactaatcgagtaaatgaatttctatataagtcacgtatcgtcttgttgaacaattgtcaaagttgactgtcttatcatgttttaaagctttataaacactataatctgatttttcaagtattgaaaaactatatgaaaatcatgttcgattgccatgataattcaaatataatatagctcctgaaataaataatattttgagtttgataaactataaattcgttcaattatcaagacttatactatgttaataaacatgtatagatttaaagatcatattgggtcaggttgacttttgagatgacttttgttaacctttgcatgtcggtctcgagcattaggatttgtgatacactataacccgacctagcttattagacatgtattgaccaacatatgttctctaggttgagatctacggttattttgcatttcgagtttcggttacatttaggtgaatgaccttatgtgccgctaaggtgagtttcatatgctccctttttaactgattttgcaatctatatttttgggctgagaatacatgcactttattttaaacgcaatggatacaagtacatactaaattctacaccgagtttgaaccgaaaatcccttatctttggtaactagtaactgccggttataagaactggtgggcgcgaatagttgtatatggatccatagggcttgacatccccgtctgttccaggtatagaaaccctagcctaaactataaaacaaacgtatactatttgagtttagtacacgttgtattgagtgtattgtacatgttggttgcatgtatgttaaaacaggagtacttattataacgttaaagtttagttaccagggtgctcaatcttgtagaatattttgataaacgtttctggatgaaacaactgaaatcttgtgatccacctttatatacagattatgcgcaacattaaaactatgaactcaccaacctttatgttgacacttgaaagcatgtttattctcagattcctagaagtcttccgctgtttgcttatatgtgatacaagctatgtgcatggagtcatacatgctttattcgagaaaatgttgcattcacaaaatcatcaccatgtatcttattttgactgcattatcaacggatgtagtattgtaaactattaattacggtgattgtctatatgtagaaatcatcaaacgtcaaaaaccttggattttgatattcaattatggtgtgcctttttaaaagaatgcaatgtttacaaaacgtatcatgtagaggtcagtacctcactgtgaaattgatgaatgatgtattcgtccaaatggatttggacggatcgtcacaaaacttgagggaccaaagttgtcaagtgggcaaagtcatgactaggtcaactagtcaacttccTCATCCTCCACTCATTCATCATCTCCCACTTTTGATACTTCCGCCTTTTTGCTCTCAACACttcaatcaaagaatcatcatccatttccaatctagcaaGTGTTCTTCAAAACAATTTTCATATtcgaaatccttgcatcttcctcttcgaatccataccaacttcatctcgtttgggtaactttctaaaaactctaaatttcttgttcttgatctttgaaacttaaaagtgtgtcaattagtgtctatgactcaagtctaacatgaatatgtgatttatatgcttgttcttgtcattttgatgtaactagcttaaacttgaaagtgACTTGATTAAtcttgtgatttggttgtttgaatgttgttagatgttaaatgttcatttattaaatgtgttactatgatcactagcttcaatttggtatgtaagttgactttgaaaagcctcattaacatgattaaggattttgtgattgttagttagggtttggtagacttaaatatgaacctttgatgcattgaatgctatgaaatgttattggtaagtgtttagttgtattgtatgcgtaattacctacgaaacggcgtattatatgtgtgcatttaattcccgaatcatcaatgtgcatttatgatcttgaatgaaataaatgatgaacatttaatgctaatttggttgttgtaaatgttggattgattgatgaaatgtgcttagttgttttcctcgtcaaaatatctttccaacgatataagatacatgttttaagtgttttcggttcacaatttatgtttgattgaagtttggttcgtgcacttaggaaatttCAGCAAAGCAGAACCTGTATaccaatttggacgccgtcccaatctttggacgccgtccagtccttcattgctggatgccgtccagccattttggacgccgtccaaatgagctGCAGAATTTTGATCAACTTGGtcatttaccgtttaattctaactatgctacgcaccttcgattaacatgtaacttgttctaacatgctcatatatgattatataactcagaaaaattgtccgagacccgacccgaacgtgttggctttttcgttgacttttacttgaccaaagttgacttttattcaaacttaaccgaatacttacgcaatcgttctaacgtacttttatacttgtatcttgcatgaaacttgacaatttgactcacatatattaatcgagtcgtaacgagccataggactaattgaacaactttgactgaCTTCAtgttttaccgatattgatacaacctattgtttaggtcaacacTAGCATACGTTCTTgcccacgtttacttgtgaagtacaattacattcgtgcaatcaaggtgggatcatagtcccaccttttcaacaacttttactctttaaactatgggatgagaaacatatacgtatcatactttatactttgaacacaagtacgaaaaccaacattccacgtgcgagttagaacgaaaagcctcaattcaattatcattagttacacttgcagggtgtaaacgtgaacttatgttatgtgatcacataggcttgacgagccctcattcggacggttcgctaacgttagcggatgaaatatattttcgagtatagtgtttgttctaacactacgtaacaaggtacaaaacagttaagtcttgataattgggtgctccacaaatgtatatcatctttggaatgcaaacgatttggataatcaactataataaatcttgtggtttaaaaacaACGTTTGCTAAtaccctatgatttcaccaacgtttttcgttgatagttttctatatgttttctcaggtccttgaacgctagatgatacatgcttccgcacattattttgaTACTATGGagagtcttttgactttacttaaattgtgtcgcataggtttcaattgtacttaaaacattATAACATGTTTAGTCGTtgtactactttgtaaactttgaaacatccttacatttgaaatgaatgtgacatattttggttaaacgttgttttaaagacttacgaccacgtaacggtacctaagtagacggcgccgtcaatgacgattttgccagGTCACTACATTACGATCAGGAAGTACAATCTAAAGGATTTGCAAAAAAAGCCAATAAAAGCAAGTGGAAAATACTAAATCCTAAGAAAATTTTGAGGAAAAGGAGGTTTTCGAATAGTTTTTTGAAGGCATGTTCGATAGTATCGAATGCCCCAACAAACACaaaaaatattaaatacaacaaAATCTGGTTAAAATTAACAACCCAAAAAAATTAATGCAGTACATTCTTAAAACTCGTCAAAATACAAAGTTATTTTTTTCAAAACTCAATTTTTGATCGATACCATTTTATCAAATATTTAGACTTAAAATCTTTGACCAAGTACTATTCAGTTGACCTGAATTGTTCTTTTCTCAATTATGTGGAAATGGAAAAGTAAGTATTTGCCATTGATAATTAACTGACTGTAAAGTTTAGTTTGAATAAGAACTAAAACACAAAGTTAAGGGGTCAAATTTGATATATTATGTTAAAACCGTAGAATCATAACTTGAACTAAAAGTCAGTAGTCAAACAGCCCTCACGCGTATTTTCTACTTTCTATCTCTCTCATTCTTCACCATGTTTCATTATTCTAATTAACAATTCAGCAGCAGCCATCGTTCAATCAACGCCTCATCGTTGAATTTTGAATCAGTCAAAGTTCAATTTACTCCTAAATTGATTTGCTATATGGTCTCTTCATCATACTACGTTCTCTGTTGATTCTTGCTCAATTAAACTTGTAAGGATCCCTTCCTGATCAATCAAttttttttagcttagggtttcgaTTTCATTAATCGATGTCCTAGCAGTTAATTTTGATTTTAGTATATAattttaggatttttttttttttttaataaaagctTCATCATGTTTGCGATTTGAATCTTCGGTGAATTTTGATTTGATTCGTGTTTTCGATTTTAAAGTTTGAAACCTTGAAGAGTAAACATGTCGTCTGCTGGTGTTATTGCAATTAGTCCGTACAGTTATGAATCTTTATTGCCTTCGATACCTGTTCATAATCAGGAATCAATTATGATTCATTTAGCTATGTCTGGTTCTGTTGAACCAATGAGGGTTTTGGAATCAGAATCGATTGAATCCGTAAAGCTTCGGATTCAAAGTTGTATGGGTTTTGGGATGAAAAACTTAAAGTTAGTTTGTGGTGGTAGGGAATTATCTAGGAGTAATTCATTAGTTAGGGATTATTGTGTTAGCGATGGTGATGTGGTTCATCTAGTTGTTCGAGTTTCGGATATTGAAGAATTTAATGTGAAGACTTCATGTGGGGAAGAGTTTAATATTCATGTTGAGAAAAATCATGATGTTGGTTATGTGAAAAGGCAGATTGCTAAGAGAGGAAATGGATTAATCGATATTGATGAGGAAGAACTCTTGTGTAAAGGTGAGTTGCTTGAGGATGAGAGACTAATTAATGATATTTGCAAGTATAATATTGATGCTATAATTTATTTGTCCGTTAGGAAACCTGCAAAGATTCAAGCTGAATCCGTTGATAAGAATACTGAAGTTACTATTGTTGCACCGCAATCGAATGATTCAAAAGAGCATGATCTAGCTGTTAAACTACTTAAGAATGACACTCACGGTACAGATTCGGTTCCAAAAGAAGCTGTGAATAGAAGTTTGTGGTTGGAACCGGTGATTGTTAACCCTAACGTTGTTCTTCCCGatgtattattaaatcttattaacgcTACATATGACGGTTTACTGAAAGGGAATAAACCGATTAGGTCATCTGAAGGTACAGGTGGAGCATATTTCATGAATGATGCATCAGGGAGTAAACATTTGTCTGTTTTCAAGCCGATTGATGAGGAGCCTATGGCTGTGAATAATCCAAGGGGGTTACCGTTATCAGAAGATGGTGAAGGGCTTAAAAAGGGAACGGTTGTTGGTGAGGGTGCGATTAGGGAAGTTGCTGCGTATATTTTAGATCATCCGAAAGGCGGACGTAGGTCTTTGAGTGGTGAACAAAAAGGATTTTCTGGGGTCCCACCAACTTATTTAGTGAGCTGCTTGCACGAAGGGTTTAATCATCCACATGGTGTAAAGGCGAAGATTGGATCGTTGCAGATGTTTATGGAGAACTCTGGAAGTTGTGAGGATATGGGCCCGAACGCTTTTCCGGTAGACGAGGTTCATAAAATATCTGTGTTGGATATTAGGATGGCAAATGCAGATAGACATGCTGGAAATATCTTGGTGAGCAAAGGAGAACATGATCAGTTCATACTGATTCCTATTGATCATGGCTACTGCTTTCCTACTAGTGTAAGTCGTTTCTTTATTATACATTATCTTTTGAATATGAATGATaccataatatggattcctcatgTAGTTAGTTTGTTTGTTTTTTCCTTAATAAGTTCAGTTGTCTGAACGGTTTAAGATGAATGAATATAAGATTTCTCCGAGGAATAAGTATTTGATAAATAATTATTGTTTGTTTTATGTGGTAAATAACCGTATGAATAATTGAAATTACCAAATTAACCCTCTATGAGGTAGTTAAAAGAGCAGCTACTAATAAATTTTAGAAAATTATGACATAAATGTAAATTCACATTTATTTGTATTCATTCATTAAAATGCATCTTATTTAGTAAGTTAAGAACAAACATCTCATAATGACTCTATATTAAGCTATATTCTATTAAGCCCATTAAGTCAAATTCAACATGGGTAACACTTACGGGGTATTTGCTACATATTTGTACAAAAACTCAATTTGTTACTTGCTTTTTGCAGTTTGAGGATTGCACATTTGATTGGATATACTGGCCTCAAGCTAAAAAACCGTTTAGCCCTGAAACAGTTGAGTACATCAACTCACTGGATGCTGAGGAAGACATTGCTCTTCTTAAGTTTTATGGATGGAATATGCCTTTAGAAAGCGAACGAACTTTTCGAATATCCACAATGCTACTTAAGAAAGGTGTTAAGAAAGGATTAACCCCATTTTCCATTGGCAACATTATGTGTAGGGAAAACATCAAGAAACCATCAATGATTGAAGAGATAGTTCACGAA includes these proteins:
- the LOC139853237 gene encoding phosphatidylinositol 4-kinase gamma 4-like; the protein is MSSAGVIAISPYSYESLLPSIPVHNQESIMIHLAMSGSVEPMRVLESESIESVKLRIQSCMGFGMKNLKLVCGGRELSRSNSLVRDYCVSDGDVVHLVVRVSDIEEFNVKTSCGEEFNIHVEKNHDVGYVKRQIAKRGNGLIDIDEEELLCKGELLEDERLINDICKYNIDAIIYLSVRKPAKIQAESVDKNTEVTIVAPQSNDSKEHDLAVKLLKNDTHGTDSVPKEAVNRSLWLEPVIVNPNVVLPDVLLNLINATYDGLLKGNKPIRSSEGTGGAYFMNDASGSKHLSVFKPIDEEPMAVNNPRGLPLSEDGEGLKKGTVVGEGAIREVAAYILDHPKGGRRSLSGEQKGFSGVPPTYLVSCLHEGFNHPHGVKAKIGSLQMFMENSGSCEDMGPNAFPVDEVHKISVLDIRMANADRHAGNILVSKGEHDQFILIPIDHGYCFPTSFEDCTFDWIYWPQAKKPFSPETVEYINSLDAEEDIALLKFYGWNMPLESERTFRISTMLLKKGVKKGLTPFSIGNIMCRENIKKPSMIEEIVHEADDLVLPGSSEAAYMETISDIMDQRLDSIA